One genomic segment of Aquipluma nitroreducens includes these proteins:
- a CDS encoding ATP-binding protein, with amino-acid sequence MENKDTPDTDRQQMEFEYVNWHSDQPSQLYSDREKITKVFIHLFRNAFKFTPSGKVKFGYTIDSKEIKQLKFFVKDTGIGIPENKRSVIFDQFQQAEDCYKIKYGGTGIGLSIAKYNVELLGGQIGVDSTPGKGSMFYFTIPITEPESICNKL; translated from the coding sequence ATGGAAAATAAAGATACTCCAGATACAGATAGACAGCAAATGGAATTTGAATATGTAAACTGGCATTCTGATCAACCTTCCCAATTATATTCTGACAGGGAAAAGATAACCAAAGTTTTTATTCATTTATTTCGGAATGCATTCAAGTTTACTCCCTCAGGTAAAGTTAAATTTGGTTATACGATTGACTCTAAGGAAATAAAACAGCTCAAATTTTTTGTAAAAGACACTGGTATTGGAATTCCTGAAAATAAAAGATCAGTTATTTTCGACCAATTCCAACAAGCTGAAGATTGTTATAAAATAAAGTATGGTGGTACCGGTATTGGTCTGTCTATAGCAAAATATAATGTAGAATTGCTTGGTGGGCAGATTGGTGTTGATTCGACTCCAGGAAAAGGCTCCATGTTTTATTTCACAATTCCGATTACTGAACCGGAATCTATTTGCAATAAGTTATAA
- a CDS encoding group II intron maturase-specific domain-containing protein, translated as MRQFKKFKGSNVLHHYIGRNTIETQKMYNYLQINFMPLIKEYFPLHYLLERRPKCFFNYLDKHSSTHPYFLRFNIKQFYPSITKLDIEPVLINNYEELTGCFTPANMSQYLHLGFDSKFTGNFNFSSISGLTENMGIDSRLSGTPCRHALYENDKLLFVVTAAYMLGFYHALSRWPFLCFHDDFVVLFHSQAEVAECLLLVYLCLQNLGLELNSSNISHGRVYQDGFIFKGYEYTGNTFCISPVSEKAFRHKIIRLTTFSRKYKNQQAFIKQLNHQITVFGHYYKYAQVAARFKELDSFIRKRVRQFLFLASDLQNRTSNLPNNSRALYSKLGLYSLVKLRQTKETKMVGYSPVMGNAGSDMDESPVFNKIIVEKLLQQTLFRYIELRRQEKIVIGLLEHLAPLSDEIKAQPGNSIGIL; from the coding sequence ATGAGACAATTCAAAAAGTTCAAAGGCAGCAATGTTTTGCATCATTATATTGGTAGGAATACAATTGAAACACAGAAGATGTATAATTATCTTCAGATTAATTTTATGCCTTTGATAAAAGAGTACTTTCCTCTTCATTACTTGCTAGAACGTCGTCCAAAATGTTTTTTTAATTATCTGGACAAGCATAGTAGTACTCATCCATACTTTTTACGTTTTAACATCAAGCAATTTTATCCCTCAATAACGAAACTTGACATTGAACCGGTTCTAATAAACAACTACGAAGAACTTACGGGATGTTTTACTCCGGCAAACATGAGTCAATATCTTCATCTTGGGTTCGATAGTAAATTTACCGGGAACTTCAACTTTTCATCGATATCGGGATTAACAGAAAATATGGGAATTGATAGTAGGTTATCGGGGACTCCTTGCCGACATGCCTTATATGAGAACGATAAATTATTGTTTGTGGTAACGGCCGCCTATATGCTGGGCTTTTATCATGCATTGTCCCGGTGGCCGTTTCTATGTTTTCATGATGACTTTGTCGTATTGTTCCATTCACAGGCTGAAGTTGCCGAGTGCCTGTTATTGGTGTATCTTTGTCTTCAAAACTTAGGATTGGAATTAAATTCAAGTAATATCAGTCATGGTCGGGTATATCAGGATGGATTTATATTTAAGGGTTATGAATACACAGGAAATACATTCTGCATATCTCCTGTGTCAGAGAAGGCTTTCAGGCATAAAATCATCAGGCTGACAACATTCAGCCGAAAATATAAGAATCAACAGGCATTTATAAAACAACTCAACCATCAAATAACGGTCTTTGGTCATTATTACAAATATGCGCAGGTAGCAGCACGTTTTAAAGAGCTTGATAGCTTTATTCGGAAACGAGTCCGGCAATTTTTATTTCTTGCTAGCGATTTGCAAAATCGAACCTCTAATCTTCCCAATAATTCCAGAGCTTTATACTCTAAATTAGGCTTATATTCATTAGTGAAGCTGCGTCAGACTAAAGAAACTAAAATGGTGGGCTATTCGCCCGTAATGGGCAATGCAGGATCCGATATGGACGAGTCTCCGGTTTTTAATAAAATCATTGTGGAAAAGTTGTTGCAACAAACACTGTTTCGTTATATAGAGCTTCGCAGACAGGAAAAAATAGTGATAGGACTATTGGAACATCTAGCTCCGCTATCTGATGAAATCAAGGCTCAGCCAGGTAACTCCATTGGAATCCTATGA
- a CDS encoding transposase has protein sequence MIEIFMLYLSIPSRINFLQLGRYSLFGEQRFRGQFEQGFDFFSFNKALSMPWIGNRNAVAFDPSFIPKSGKHTPGIGYFWSGCAGRALRGIEILGLSVIDADTRLSFHLDAVQTPPTNCLQDNDLSLIDWYAGVIKKHIELILSITRYVVADAYFSKKNFVDKILGCSLHLVSKLREDANLSYLSIQPKTGKRGRPAKYGGKIDFRKLNHEHFNMVVNDKGITAYSAIVYSKSLERNILLVVELFLLKGKTIYRLLFSTDTTQTPIDVIDIYHTRFQIEFGFRDAKQFAGLENSQARSENKLNFHFNAALTTVNIAKVMQLKNPQTRENSFSMATYKILFHNKLMISRFFRLFAINPNSIKNRQLVNELLYFGTMAA, from the coding sequence ATGATTGAGATTTTCATGCTATACTTAAGTATTCCTTCACGGATCAACTTCCTTCAGTTAGGCCGATACAGCCTTTTTGGAGAACAACGCTTCCGTGGTCAGTTCGAGCAAGGGTTTGACTTCTTTAGCTTCAACAAAGCCTTGTCAATGCCTTGGATTGGCAATCGCAATGCTGTTGCTTTCGATCCGAGTTTCATTCCTAAATCGGGCAAACATACCCCTGGAATCGGATACTTTTGGTCGGGCTGCGCAGGTCGGGCACTTCGTGGTATTGAAATCCTTGGGCTTTCAGTAATCGATGCAGACACAAGATTAAGTTTTCATCTAGATGCCGTACAAACGCCTCCGACAAACTGTCTTCAAGATAACGACCTTTCGTTAATCGACTGGTATGCTGGGGTCATCAAAAAACATATTGAACTGATACTGTCCATTACTCGATACGTTGTTGCAGATGCGTATTTCTCTAAGAAAAACTTTGTGGATAAGATACTGGGATGCTCCCTCCATTTGGTAAGCAAACTTCGGGAGGACGCCAACTTATCATACCTTTCGATACAACCCAAAACTGGGAAAAGAGGCAGGCCAGCAAAATATGGAGGAAAAATCGATTTTCGGAAACTAAATCATGAACACTTCAATATGGTAGTAAACGATAAAGGTATAACGGCATACTCTGCCATTGTATACTCCAAGTCTCTTGAAAGGAATATCTTGCTGGTTGTAGAACTGTTCCTATTAAAAGGGAAAACAATTTACAGGCTTTTATTTTCAACAGATACCACACAAACGCCAATCGATGTGATCGATATTTATCATACCCGCTTTCAAATAGAATTTGGATTCAGGGATGCCAAGCAATTTGCCGGACTTGAAAACTCGCAGGCAAGAAGTGAAAATAAGCTTAATTTCCACTTCAATGCGGCCTTAACAACTGTAAATATTGCCAAGGTAATGCAACTTAAAAATCCGCAAACCCGGGAAAACTCATTTTCGATGGCAACTTACAAGATCTTGTTTCATAATAAATTAATGATATCAAGGTTTTTTCGCCTGTTCGCCATTAACCCGAACTCAATCAAAAATCGTCAACTTGTCAATGAACTATTGTATTTCGGCACAATGGCCGCTTAA
- a CDS encoding T9SS type B sorting domain-containing protein yields MKSLFGVGRFLHFISMSQSAKRYFKEGISSMLYSDTTTSGERKLTNSDLHARDRYDVALEIRKRTAIIRYLIIVPGNIHKQQHWKEMKNIWTIFVCLNLFLLLFLSCREPDHWVYMGSYGFSPNGDGVNELFIIPFDTTKVNQMTIIDSMSKKKMLDVYQYQKNWWNGRQNNTGKLVSEGLYNFYLEIDGTYTYYGYVYLKY; encoded by the coding sequence ATGAAATCATTGTTTGGTGTCGGAAGATTCCTTCATTTTATTAGCATGAGCCAATCTGCTAAACGTTATTTTAAAGAGGGGATATCAAGCATGCTTTATTCAGATACTACCACAAGCGGGGAAAGAAAACTTACGAATTCAGATCTTCATGCCCGGGATAGGTACGACGTTGCACTGGAAATCAGAAAGAGAACAGCTATAATAAGGTATTTGATAATCGTTCCGGGAAACATTCACAAGCAACAACATTGGAAAGAAATGAAAAATATATGGACGATTTTTGTGTGTTTAAATCTATTCCTGCTGCTATTTCTCTCTTGCAGAGAACCAGACCATTGGGTTTATATGGGCTCCTACGGTTTTTCTCCAAATGGAGACGGTGTTAATGAACTGTTTATAATTCCTTTTGACACAACAAAAGTGAATCAAATGACAATAATTGATTCAATGTCTAAAAAAAAAATGTTAGATGTTTACCAATATCAGAAGAACTGGTGGAACGGCAGGCAAAACAATACCGGCAAACTTGTTTCAGAAGGTCTTTATAACTTTTATCTGGAGATTGATGGGACATATACATATTATGGTTATGTGTACCTGAAGTATTGA
- a CDS encoding sensor histidine kinase gives MGKISMILAGMALVPKLYTRRIIKIHPNYLFSLVGFGIGSFISLTIIFAEEFNGDVSVSSGHSQIHHLTIPVLFGLFGMFFGYVYGRKSQTKEEAFQEIFDNHQTLNLILDHLPLLISYLDTDLRYRYVNKTYEKWMGLSLNDIYGRLVKDIVVENTYEALIQNIHKAKQGKTVTFDTSRELNGSNRFLHVTLIPHLDENRSVKGFLSVVADVTQLRKRENKIRIQKDKLEELNASKDLFFSIISHDLKNPFNSLLGFSELLHDDFDTLDEAIKKECAGHIYESARNTYELLENLLAWSRAQRGKLDYNPSLVNLKILVDENLRLLLLSSWQKNIRLQSELGEDFRITTDRELVNTVIRNLLTNALKFTSKGGLVNVSARWISKNRAHDFLEVSVTDNGLGIAPGKLNQLFKIGRSESTEGTEGESGTGLGLMLCKEFVEICGGEIIVESEPGKGSIVKFTLPNK, from the coding sequence ATGGGAAAAATATCGATGATTTTAGCCGGGATGGCACTTGTTCCGAAACTTTATACAAGGCGAATCATTAAAATTCACCCTAACTACTTATTCTCACTTGTTGGATTCGGGATTGGAAGTTTTATCAGTCTAACTATAATTTTTGCTGAAGAGTTTAACGGTGATGTTTCTGTTTCTTCCGGCCATTCCCAAATCCACCACCTTACCATTCCGGTTCTCTTTGGTTTATTTGGTATGTTTTTCGGATATGTTTACGGTAGAAAAAGTCAAACTAAAGAAGAGGCCTTTCAGGAAATTTTTGACAACCACCAAACCCTGAATCTGATTTTAGACCATCTCCCTTTGTTGATTTCCTATCTCGACACTGACCTGCGTTACCGGTACGTTAATAAAACTTACGAAAAATGGATGGGACTTTCCTTGAATGACATTTATGGAAGACTTGTGAAAGACATTGTTGTTGAAAACACGTATGAGGCGCTTATCCAAAATATACACAAAGCCAAACAGGGGAAAACCGTTACGTTCGACACCTCAAGAGAATTGAACGGGAGCAACCGGTTTTTACACGTTACGTTGATCCCTCATCTGGACGAAAACAGGTCGGTCAAAGGATTTCTTTCGGTTGTGGCTGATGTTACTCAGCTCCGGAAACGGGAAAACAAAATCAGGATACAAAAAGATAAGCTGGAAGAATTAAATGCTTCTAAAGACCTGTTTTTTTCTATAATTTCTCACGATCTGAAAAACCCTTTCAATTCGTTGTTGGGATTTTCTGAGCTGCTGCACGATGATTTTGACACCCTTGACGAAGCTATCAAAAAAGAATGTGCAGGTCACATTTATGAGAGCGCCCGAAACACCTATGAACTGCTGGAAAACCTGTTGGCCTGGAGCCGCGCCCAACGCGGAAAGCTAGATTACAATCCCTCACTTGTGAACCTAAAAATCTTGGTTGATGAAAACCTGCGTTTACTGCTCCTATCCTCCTGGCAAAAAAATATCCGATTGCAGTCTGAATTGGGCGAAGATTTCCGGATCACCACTGACAGGGAACTGGTAAATACAGTCATTCGTAACTTGTTGACCAATGCGCTGAAATTCACGTCAAAAGGAGGTCTGGTAAACGTTTCAGCACGTTGGATTTCGAAAAACCGGGCACATGATTTTCTGGAAGTTTCCGTGACCGACAACGGACTGGGCATAGCTCCCGGAAAACTAAATCAACTCTTTAAAATAGGTAGGTCTGAGTCAACAGAAGGAACAGAAGGAGAATCGGGAACAGGTTTAGGTTTAATGCTTTGCAAAGAGTTCGTTGAAATATGTGGAGGTGAAATAATAGTTGAAAGCGAACCCGGAAAAGGAAGCATAGTCAAATTTACATTGCCCAATAAGTAA
- a CDS encoding helix-turn-helix domain-containing protein: protein MRLKFDKIRRNPTHFFILTGFTIQEFNELALEFRGQWEQHSSHFTLKGKTRQRKALRRKTNVLPGYQDKLLFILVYLESFPSQELQATAFSMTQPQANSWIHLLCNILHKTLEKINKISDLENKKVEQLLMDCQHVLSKKK from the coding sequence ATGAGATTAAAATTTGACAAGATCAGAAGGAATCCAACACATTTCTTCATTCTCACAGGTTTTACAATCCAGGAGTTTAATGAATTGGCTTTAGAGTTTCGGGGCCAATGGGAGCAACATTCCAGTCATTTTACATTAAAAGGGAAAACGCGGCAAAGAAAAGCATTACGCCGCAAGACAAATGTTTTACCTGGATATCAGGACAAATTATTATTTATACTTGTGTATTTGGAATCATTTCCTTCACAGGAACTTCAGGCAACCGCCTTTTCTATGACACAGCCTCAGGCTAATTCATGGATACATCTTTTGTGTAATATCCTTCACAAAACACTTGAAAAGATAAACAAAATTTCTGACCTCGAAAATAAAAAGGTGGAACAGTTGCTAATGGATTGTCAGCATGTTTTATCGAAAAAAAAGTAA
- a CDS encoding IS982 family transposase produces the protein MHNLKANFDKFIGLTKSFFSDRINEFDNFQSYPRNPKMLDCQIIALALTAESIGIDSESYFFGKLKSDYTSDFPNLIDRSNFNRRHKRLYPWISVLNQGLSNIQNQGEDTYIVDSIPVPVCQIAREKRSKICSENFETAPDKGYSAVSKAYYYGYKLHPVTSVRGVFASMDMSKASVHDVYYLTDIKHSHLSNCRLIGDKGYLSKEHQLDLFHRAISDWKHPKEAIKKTKNLLRTFLKSQENESKLYSPNYAINLCSSVTMQNQTWAFLFAFYLKLQQ, from the coding sequence ATGCACAACCTGAAGGCAAATTTCGACAAGTTTATTGGTTTAACCAAATCGTTCTTTTCTGATCGTATTAATGAGTTTGACAACTTCCAAAGCTACCCAAGAAATCCTAAAATGTTAGATTGTCAAATAATTGCATTAGCTCTGACAGCCGAATCTATTGGTATTGACTCGGAAAGTTACTTCTTTGGCAAACTTAAATCAGATTATACCAGCGATTTCCCAAACCTCATTGACCGTTCCAATTTTAACCGCAGACATAAGCGACTTTATCCTTGGATTTCTGTCCTTAATCAAGGCTTATCAAACATTCAAAACCAAGGAGAAGATACTTACATCGTTGATTCCATTCCTGTTCCAGTTTGCCAAATAGCCCGGGAGAAACGAAGCAAGATCTGCAGTGAAAACTTTGAAACAGCACCTGATAAAGGTTATTCTGCTGTTAGCAAGGCCTATTATTATGGCTACAAATTGCATCCGGTGACTTCAGTTCGAGGTGTGTTTGCAAGTATGGATATGAGCAAGGCAAGCGTTCACGATGTTTACTATTTGACAGACATTAAACATTCTCACTTAAGCAATTGCAGGCTCATCGGAGACAAAGGGTATCTGTCAAAAGAACATCAATTGGACTTGTTTCATCGTGCAATATCCGATTGGAAACACCCAAAAGAAGCAATCAAAAAGACAAAGAACCTTTTGCGTACATTTTTAAAAAGTCAAGAAAACGAATCGAAACTCTATTCTCCCAACTATGCGATCAATTTATGCTCAAGCGTAACTATGCAAAATCAAACCTGGGCATTTCTGTTCGCATTTTATCTAAAATTACAACAGTGA
- a CDS encoding transposase, with protein MIEIFMLYLSIPSRINFLQLGRYSLFGEQRFRGQFEQGFDFFSFNKALSMPWIGNRNAVAFDPSFIPKSGKHTPGIGYFWSGCAGRALRGIEILGLSVIDADTRLSFHLDAVQTPPTNCLQDNDLSLIDWYAGVIKKHIELILSITRYVVADAYFSKKNFVDKILGCSLHLVSKLREDANLSYLSIQPKTGKRGRPAKYGGKIDFRKLNHEHFNMVVNDKGIMAYSAIVYSKSLERNILLVVELFLLKGKTIYRLLFSTDTTQTPIDVIDIYHTRFQIEFGFRDAKQFAGLENSQARSENKLNFHFNAALTTVNIAKVMQLRNPQTRENSFSMATYKILFHNTLMLSRFFRLFAINPNSIKNRQHVNELLYFGTMAA; from the coding sequence ATGATTGAGATTTTCATGCTATACTTAAGTATTCCTTCACGGATCAACTTCCTTCAGTTAGGCCGATACAGCCTTTTTGGAGAACAACGCTTCCGTGGTCAGTTCGAGCAAGGGTTTGACTTCTTTAGCTTCAACAAAGCCTTGTCAATGCCTTGGATTGGCAATCGCAATGCTGTTGCTTTCGATCCGAGTTTCATTCCTAAATCGGGCAAACATACCCCTGGAATCGGATACTTTTGGTCGGGCTGCGCAGGTCGGGCACTTCGTGGTATTGAAATCCTTGGGCTTTCAGTAATCGATGCAGACACAAGATTAAGTTTTCATCTAGATGCCGTACAAACGCCTCCGACAAACTGTCTTCAAGATAACGACCTTTCGTTAATCGACTGGTATGCTGGGGTCATCAAAAAACATATTGAACTGATACTGTCCATTACTCGATACGTTGTTGCAGATGCGTATTTCTCTAAGAAAAACTTTGTGGATAAGATACTGGGATGCTCCCTCCATTTGGTAAGCAAACTTCGGGAGGACGCCAACTTATCATACCTTTCGATACAACCCAAAACTGGGAAAAGAGGCAGGCCAGCAAAATATGGAGGAAAAATCGATTTTCGGAAACTAAATCATGAACACTTCAATATGGTAGTAAACGATAAAGGTATAATGGCATACTCTGCCATTGTATACTCCAAGTCTCTTGAAAGGAATATCTTGCTGGTTGTAGAACTGTTCCTATTAAAAGGGAAAACAATTTACAGGCTTTTATTTTCAACAGATACCACACAAACGCCAATCGATGTGATCGATATTTATCATACCCGCTTTCAAATAGAATTTGGATTCAGGGATGCCAAGCAATTTGCCGGACTTGAAAACTCGCAGGCAAGAAGTGAAAATAAGCTTAATTTCCACTTCAATGCGGCCTTAACAACAGTAAATATTGCCAAAGTAATGCAACTTAGAAATCCGCAAACCCGCGAAAACTCATTTTCGATGGCAACTTACAAGATCTTGTTTCATAATACTTTAATGCTATCAAGATTTTTTCGCCTGTTCGCTATTAACCCGAACTCAATCAAAAATCGTCAACATGTCAATGAACTATTGTATTTCGGCACAATGGCCGCGTAA